Proteins found in one Hevea brasiliensis isolate MT/VB/25A 57/8 chromosome 18, ASM3005281v1, whole genome shotgun sequence genomic segment:
- the LOC110662889 gene encoding probable carboxylesterase 11: protein MPSVAVKLYSVFFKFLLKHRLQNRIQTPHDDSNPFGITTRPEESVSAANPSFADGFATKDIHIDPLTSLSVRIFLPESALNPPEPDSKHHSKLKSKPNPRWLGLDQNDSSTAFIPNHHLQTLRRNSLGLSATNSNTESSLREESRRNSYGCSNDVEAFNCRSDGVGGVYRGYLPSIDKSRKLPIMLQFHGGGWVSGSNDSVANDLFCRRIAKLCDVIVVAVGYRLAPENRYPAAFEDGLKVLHWLGKQANLAECSKSMGNAKGGTEFKKADLQRHIVDTFGASMVEPWLAAHGDPSRCVLLGVSCGANIADYVARKAVEAGKLLDPVKVVAQVLMYPFFIGSVPTHSEIKLANSYFYDKQMCILAWKLFLPEEEFSLDHPAANPLVPGRGPPLKLMPPTLTIVAEHDWMRDRAIAYSEELRKVNVDAPVLEYKDAVHEFATLDMLLKTPQAQACAEDIAIWVKKYISFRGHEFSY from the exons ATGCCTAGCGTCGCCGTCAAGTTGTATAGTGTCTTCTTCAAGTTCCTCTTGAAGCACCGTTTGCAGAATCGGATCCAAACCCCACATGATGATTCTAATCCCTTCGGCATTACAACCCGACCCGAAGAGTCCGTCTCCGCTGCCAATCCGTCATTTGCCGATGGCTTCGCCACAAAGGATATTCATATCGACCCTTTAACCTCTCTCTCTGTAAGGATCTTCCTTCCTGAGTCTGCTCTTAATCCTCCTGAACCTGATTCTAAGCACCATTCCAAACTTAAATCCAAGCCTAACCCTAGATGGCTCGGTCTTGATCAAAATGACAGCTCCACCGCCTTCATTCCCAATCACCACCTCCAGACTCTACGCCGTAATAGCCTTGGCCTCTCAGCTACAAATAGCAACACGGAATCATCCCTTAGGGAAGAGTCTAGAAGGAACAGCTATGGTTGCAGCAATGATGTGGAGGCCTTTAATTGTAGATCCGACGGTGTCGGTGGAGTGTATAGAGGATACTTGCCTTCCATTGATAAGTCGAGGAAATTACCGATAATGTTGCAGTTTCATGGCGGTGGATGGGTGAGTGGGAGCAATGATTCGGTGGCTAATGATTTATTTTGTAGAAGGATTGCGAAACTCTGTGATGTGATTGTGGTGGCCGTTGGATATAGATTGGCGCCGGAAAATAGGTACCCAGCTGCTTTTGAGGATGGGTTGAAGGTTTTGCATTGGTTGGGGAAGCAGGCGAATTTGGCTGAGTGCAGTAAGTCCATGGGGAATGCCAAGGGTGGCACGGAGTTCAAGAAGGCTGATCTACAACGGCATATTGTGGACACCTTCGGAGCATCAATGGTGGAGCCATGGCTTGCAGCACATGGTGATCCATCCAG ATGTGTTCTACTTGGAGTGAGTTGTGGTGCAAATATTGCAGACTATGTAGCTCGAAAAGCTGTAGAGGCAGGCAAGCTATTGGACCCTGTTAAGGTTGtggcacaggttttgatgtatccaTTCTTCATCGGGAGTGTCCCCACACATTCTGAGATAAAGTTGGCAAATTCCTATTTCTATGATAAGCAGATGTGTATACTCGCATGGAAACTCTTCCTTCCAGAGGAAGAGTTCAGCCTTGACCACCCCGCTGCCAACCCCTTGGTCCCAGGCAGGGGACCTCCTTTAAAGCTCATGCCTCCAACATTGACAATTGTTGCTGAACATGACTGGATGAGAGACCGAGCCATTGCTTACTCTGAGGAGTTGAGGAAGGTGAATGTTGATGCACCAGTTCTCGAGTACAAGGATGCAGTTCATGAATTTGCAACTCTTGACATGCTTCTGAAGACCCCCCAGGCTCAGGCCTGTGCTGAGGACATTGCCATCTGGGTGAAGAAGTATATTTCATTCCGAGGGCATGAGTTTTCTTATTGA